In Deinococcus malanensis, one DNA window encodes the following:
- a CDS encoding transposase: MDPAGQLKEVSVHVPLEARAHQQTSLDELARVTRDLRNALASVTRLKALGVEVTVTQALRGHAPPIPPLDTVGRVPVITRTAACRALMQARQASGWTAMLASATVDELARSFQQECAHLVPGSRVPLAALPDVRYPADQAEIPVGSSITFHALDVVEILGLEDALVPVHLALPVACRQAVLARLHAERADRFGWQEDLLARLPVGNPQQAASLAHLLGRYPAGALPQTTSLPPGPEVLYQGVQALVRRRGTDGQLRWWLRLAFQVAVPPAVYPLVGADLGIRHPVTYASLWGPSGLVTNDWARCWAYPGVGRREGRVRTPFDHQRSRVRWYALLRAALQPTLDAVTVGPHGLLAYEHIALERLNFHDLEGPARFGEFVEVSGVGAAMEILTQLRQPVWVDPAGTSVTCARTGERGLRRGLLFKSPYGWRIADVNAAERICRLAWASLQDQAA, translated from the coding sequence ATGGACCCAGCAGGACAGTTAAAAGAAGTATCGGTGCATGTGCCCCTCGAAGCACGTGCCCATCAGCAAACGAGCCTTGATGAGCTGGCCCGGGTCACCCGCGACCTGAGGAACGCGCTGGCCAGCGTTACCCGGCTCAAGGCGCTTGGCGTAGAGGTGACGGTGACCCAGGCGCTGCGGGGGCACGCTCCGCCGATTCCGCCCCTGGATACGGTCGGTCGCGTTCCGGTCATCACGCGCACCGCGGCCTGCCGGGCCCTGATGCAGGCGCGGCAGGCGTCTGGCTGGACAGCAATGCTCGCCAGCGCGACCGTGGACGAACTCGCCAGATCGTTTCAGCAGGAGTGCGCCCACCTCGTTCCGGGTAGCCGGGTGCCGCTGGCGGCCCTGCCGGACGTGCGGTACCCGGCGGATCAGGCGGAGATTCCTGTGGGGTCGTCCATTACGTTCCATGCCCTTGATGTGGTGGAAATCCTGGGACTGGAGGACGCCCTGGTACCTGTGCACCTGGCGTTGCCGGTGGCCTGCCGGCAGGCGGTCCTGGCGCGACTGCATGCAGAGCGGGCGGACCGTTTCGGCTGGCAGGAGGATCTGCTGGCGCGCCTGCCGGTCGGGAATCCTCAGCAGGCGGCGTCCCTGGCTCACCTTCTGGGGAGGTATCCCGCCGGCGCGCTGCCCCAGACCACCTCCCTTCCTCCTGGACCTGAGGTTCTGTATCAGGGGGTGCAGGCCCTGGTGCGGCGGCGCGGGACGGACGGTCAGCTGCGGTGGTGGCTGCGGCTGGCCTTCCAGGTCGCGGTCCCGCCGGCGGTTTACCCGCTGGTTGGGGCGGATCTCGGCATCCGGCACCCGGTCACGTACGCTTCCCTGTGGGGTCCCAGTGGACTGGTGACCAACGACTGGGCCCGCTGCTGGGCGTATCCGGGGGTGGGCCGGCGAGAGGGCCGCGTCCGGACTCCCTTTGATCACCAGCGGTCGAGAGTGCGCTGGTACGCGCTGCTGCGCGCGGCCCTGCAACCGACCCTGGACGCGGTCACGGTGGGTCCACACGGCCTGCTGGCCTACGAGCACATCGCGTTGGAGAGGCTGAATTTCCACGACCTCGAAGGGCCCGCCAGGTTTGGCGAGTTCGTGGAGGTTTCCGGCGTGGGGGCGGCGATGGAGATCCTGACGCAGCTGCGCCAGCCGGTGTGGGTTGATCCGGCCGGCACCAGCGTGACGTGCGCGAGGACAGGTGAACGGGGCCTCCGGCGCGGGCTGCTGTTCAAATCGCCGTATGGGTGGCGGATCGCGGACGTCAACGCCGCCGAGCGCATCTGCCGCCTGGCGTGGGCGTCCTTGCAGGATCAGGCGGCGTGA
- a CDS encoding phage NrS-1 polymerase family protein, producing the protein MGLALTPDVGVVCLDLDGAYQEGHLTLEAQQTITRLGGYTERSVTSGVHVLLQGRIPGPVRRYLRKGPHESQELLAHSFVTVSGRRLDGSPRCIPCGQAVLDDLVRRAGSLRTHQPLPSPSGPSPVDGPDTAILEAARRSRGGHRFMALYDEGAWSEQGLGRSEADASLIAALLHFTGGDRTRTLRLFRASALYRAKTDRKASSDSRTYAELSVDNVAKFLGYAHR; encoded by the coding sequence GTGGGCCTCGCCCTGACCCCGGACGTCGGTGTGGTGTGTCTGGACCTCGACGGGGCTTACCAGGAAGGGCACCTGACGCTGGAGGCACAGCAGACGATCACACGACTGGGCGGATACACGGAGCGCTCCGTCACGTCCGGGGTTCATGTGCTGCTGCAAGGCCGGATTCCAGGGCCCGTTCGCAGGTATCTGCGGAAGGGTCCCCACGAAAGTCAGGAACTGCTCGCGCACTCTTTCGTGACGGTCTCCGGGCGCCGGCTGGACGGCTCCCCGCGCTGCATCCCCTGTGGGCAGGCAGTTCTGGACGACCTGGTCCGCAGGGCTGGCAGCCTACGGACCCATCAGCCGCTGCCGTCCCCTTCAGGCCCGTCTCCTGTGGACGGCCCGGATACCGCAATTCTTGAAGCGGCACGCCGGTCGCGTGGGGGGCACCGCTTCATGGCCTTGTATGACGAGGGTGCCTGGTCGGAGCAGGGCCTGGGCCGCTCCGAGGCAGACGCGTCCCTCATCGCGGCATTGCTGCATTTCACGGGTGGAGACCGGACCCGGACCCTGCGGCTCTTCCGCGCGTCGGCGCTGTACCGCGCGAAAACAGACCGGAAAGCGTCGTCAGACTCGCGCACGTACGCGGAACTCAGCGTGGATAACGTTGCCAAGTTCCTTGGCTACGCCCATCGCTGA
- a CDS encoding ATP-grasp domain-containing protein: MLLFPAEPFAGRVPDEAYADELREAERHDLSVALLDFEALESGDVKQALRWVPTAAEPGLAVFRGWMMRPETYATLYDALKARGWSLVNTPEQYLYTHHLPQSYSDIKDVTPGTDWVRAATPAEVDREEVKAILESFGPQPLIVKDYVKSRKHEWLEACFIPDAMDVEQAMQVIETFLARQGEQFQGGLVLRAFEPFKALATHSRSGMPLTREYRLFVLDGEVVTSDVYWEEGDYPEETLPLGRFVEVARRVNSRLFTMDVAQREDGEWRVVELGDGQVAGLPEWANRTGLYGALARLLGEPARRG, from the coding sequence ATGCTGCTGTTTCCCGCCGAACCCTTTGCCGGGCGCGTTCCGGATGAGGCCTACGCTGATGAACTCCGCGAAGCTGAACGTCACGACCTGAGCGTGGCTTTGCTGGACTTTGAGGCGCTGGAAAGCGGAGACGTCAAGCAGGCGCTGCGGTGGGTGCCGACTGCGGCTGAACCTGGCCTGGCCGTGTTCCGCGGCTGGATGATGCGGCCCGAGACATACGCCACCCTGTATGACGCCCTGAAGGCGCGTGGGTGGAGTCTCGTGAACACGCCTGAGCAGTACCTGTACACCCACCACCTGCCTCAGTCGTACAGCGACATTAAAGACGTGACCCCCGGCACGGACTGGGTACGCGCGGCGACACCAGCGGAGGTCGACCGTGAAGAGGTGAAGGCTATCCTCGAATCGTTCGGCCCGCAGCCCTTGATTGTCAAGGATTACGTGAAGTCCCGCAAGCACGAGTGGCTCGAGGCCTGCTTCATCCCTGACGCGATGGACGTGGAGCAGGCGATGCAGGTCATCGAGACGTTCCTCGCCCGGCAGGGGGAGCAGTTCCAGGGCGGCCTGGTGCTGCGCGCTTTCGAGCCCTTCAAAGCGTTGGCCACACATTCCCGAAGCGGCATGCCGCTCACGCGGGAGTACCGTCTGTTCGTCCTGGACGGTGAGGTCGTGACGAGCGACGTGTACTGGGAGGAGGGCGACTACCCCGAAGAAACGCTGCCTCTCGGTCGTTTCGTGGAGGTCGCACGCCGGGTGAACAGCCGCTTGTTCACGATGGACGTGGCTCAGCGCGAGGACGGCGAATGGCGAGTGGTGGAGCTTGGTGACGGCCAGGTTGCAGGACTGCCGGAATGGGCCAACCGCACAGGGTTGTACGGAGCGCTCGCGCGCCTGCTGGGCGAACCTGCCAGGCGTGGCTGA
- a CDS encoding DEAD/DEAH box helicase family protein translates to MSGVPLFRRRLEEAANQALDPRREPTVVVLRADAGTGKTFSTLTVVLRRIHQGDLQRVLVAVRDTAQEQGLAAQTQQDLSTIAAGLQLPARPWSRIVRGRDALAEETSLDGEQLERAYRAQFAWTDDVPILIVSHAHLPLVMGERTPGSLKALRQAQVLIVDEDPCANCALTDGTLRDEGITMPDGSRMLTLLAEADLADATSVATVLRRLENPERTTRVRRNFSRGARIMAYELPGWELIPMLRYLVGKRGQGDRTWMAFERLLAAELTGAKVPVARRYARELTLALRRELWRPPGGTRPNRFGLWWPVTYQGQQPVIHPPRLRFCLPRVWQPVCPVVVLDAYADAAKYTAVFAPVPVRVIRLPAAFSLNVLAAPTLRRHSTDVARGRTPEHLRVIAEMLVDLSLETGRDTLCLAQQGNVQAAYARVLDNVRTTREVSGLQHASLHWWAGRGQNSYTGWHVVALTPPKLPSTYRDHLLAAWIDDEDERRRLHHHEERVECIQMLQRGRAPLHQGPDPPRALMAFLPCVLCPVDSDRRCCPPEGPVTDTCTHWKGWNVQFSPYLPSRRLRLGTRTPHREMLLDEVARVVLKHAGGVPLVAFEALGLTRGKGSGSRKHQDLHHAGRTLREWMQTGERGSPWTLPWEVGETETLDAWRERVSRSWEAWGVKAGHDHNREGERTLLTDLGLRLFQVSAGARNRYPVYASSESAAVQALHVLLSPVSFPPCPNVGSGFARGMKREENSRELKEGEAEPFR, encoded by the coding sequence ATGAGTGGCGTCCCCTTATTCCGCCGGCGCCTGGAGGAGGCTGCGAACCAGGCACTGGATCCCCGCCGGGAGCCCACGGTCGTCGTGCTGCGGGCAGACGCTGGAACGGGAAAGACGTTCTCGACCCTGACGGTCGTGCTGCGCCGCATTCACCAGGGGGATCTACAGCGCGTTCTGGTCGCGGTGCGTGACACAGCCCAGGAACAGGGGCTCGCAGCGCAGACCCAGCAGGACCTGAGCACGATCGCCGCGGGGTTGCAACTGCCGGCGCGCCCCTGGTCACGGATCGTGCGGGGACGAGACGCCCTCGCCGAGGAGACCAGCTTGGACGGGGAGCAGCTGGAACGCGCCTACCGCGCTCAGTTCGCGTGGACAGACGACGTACCCATCCTGATTGTCAGTCACGCCCACCTGCCGCTGGTGATGGGGGAACGCACCCCCGGAAGCCTCAAGGCACTCCGGCAGGCGCAGGTCCTGATCGTCGACGAGGATCCCTGCGCCAACTGCGCCCTGACGGACGGCACGCTGCGGGACGAGGGCATCACCATGCCCGATGGGTCGCGGATGCTGACACTGCTCGCCGAGGCAGATCTCGCGGACGCGACCAGCGTAGCCACCGTCCTCCGGCGGCTGGAGAATCCTGAAAGGACCACACGGGTCCGGCGGAACTTCTCCCGGGGCGCCCGGATCATGGCGTACGAGCTGCCGGGATGGGAGCTCATCCCCATGCTCCGCTATCTGGTGGGTAAGCGGGGCCAGGGCGACAGAACCTGGATGGCTTTCGAGCGCCTGCTGGCCGCGGAGCTGACAGGAGCGAAGGTCCCGGTAGCGCGGCGGTACGCTCGGGAGCTCACGTTGGCCCTGCGCCGGGAACTCTGGCGGCCGCCGGGCGGAACGCGGCCGAACCGGTTCGGCCTGTGGTGGCCGGTCACCTACCAGGGCCAGCAGCCGGTCATCCATCCACCGCGACTGCGCTTCTGTCTGCCCCGGGTCTGGCAGCCCGTGTGTCCGGTCGTGGTCCTCGACGCGTACGCCGACGCCGCCAAGTACACCGCCGTGTTTGCACCGGTGCCAGTCCGGGTAATCCGCCTGCCAGCAGCATTCTCTCTGAACGTCCTCGCGGCTCCCACCCTGCGGCGTCATTCAACGGACGTCGCCCGCGGACGGACGCCCGAACACCTGAGGGTCATCGCGGAAATGCTGGTGGACCTCTCCCTGGAAACGGGCAGGGACACCCTCTGCCTCGCTCAGCAGGGAAACGTTCAGGCCGCGTACGCCCGGGTGCTCGACAACGTGCGGACCACGCGGGAGGTGTCCGGCCTTCAGCATGCTTCGCTGCACTGGTGGGCTGGCCGCGGCCAGAACAGCTACACGGGGTGGCATGTCGTGGCCCTGACCCCTCCGAAACTGCCCTCAACCTACCGTGACCACCTGCTGGCGGCCTGGATCGACGACGAGGACGAACGCCGGCGGCTGCATCACCACGAGGAGCGGGTGGAATGCATTCAGATGTTGCAGCGTGGACGTGCCCCGCTGCATCAAGGCCCTGACCCGCCGCGGGCGCTGATGGCCTTCCTGCCGTGCGTGCTGTGCCCCGTGGATTCAGACCGGCGGTGCTGTCCACCGGAAGGTCCGGTCACTGACACGTGCACGCACTGGAAGGGGTGGAACGTCCAGTTCAGCCCTTACCTCCCGTCCCGCCGTCTCCGGCTCGGCACCCGCACGCCCCACCGCGAAATGCTGCTCGATGAGGTTGCACGGGTGGTGTTGAAGCACGCCGGTGGTGTTCCGCTCGTGGCGTTTGAAGCGCTTGGCCTGACGCGGGGCAAAGGAAGTGGGTCACGCAAACACCAGGACCTTCACCATGCCGGACGAACGCTGCGGGAGTGGATGCAGACAGGAGAACGAGGGTCTCCCTGGACCCTGCCGTGGGAAGTGGGAGAGACGGAAACCCTCGACGCCTGGCGGGAGAGGGTATCGAGATCGTGGGAAGCGTGGGGGGTTAAAGCCGGTCACGACCACAACCGAGAGGGAGAACGGACCTTGCTGACCGATCTGGGGCTTCGGTTGTTCCAGGTTTCGGCTGGAGCACGAAATCGGTATCCCGTGTACGCCTCTTCGGAAAGCGCGGCGGTTCAGGCCCTGCATGTCCTGCTGAGCCCCGTATCTTTCCCCCCCTGCCCCAATGTGGGCTCCGGTTTCGCGCGCGGCATGAAGCGCGAGGAGAACTCCCGAGAACTGAAAGAGGGCGAAGCAGAACCGTTCCGTTGA
- a CDS encoding DUF6756 family protein: protein MRAHVREALQDAGLSHSDLVPVRLTRYQAVLERVLETFTTFGVRGENRLWLWEGFKGSRVSTPVEDGPSVMAQLLAPHDLVWLLLEDWEGTKKRGNYWVFEGEVQSVTAVLKHLFHVEYYVVDREFAWLLCENHHGVMTAVGRTMPERLQAWVASPYSPAPLKPPAQGC, encoded by the coding sequence GTGAGGGCCCATGTTCGCGAAGCCCTCCAGGACGCCGGCCTGTCGCACAGCGACCTGGTGCCGGTGCGCCTGACGCGCTACCAGGCGGTGCTTGAACGGGTGCTGGAAACGTTCACGACGTTCGGCGTGCGCGGCGAGAACCGGCTGTGGCTGTGGGAAGGCTTCAAAGGATCCAGGGTCTCCACGCCAGTGGAGGACGGACCCAGTGTGATGGCGCAGCTGCTGGCGCCCCATGATCTGGTGTGGCTGCTGCTCGAAGACTGGGAGGGAACCAAGAAGCGCGGGAACTACTGGGTGTTCGAGGGTGAAGTTCAGTCGGTCACAGCCGTTCTGAAGCACCTGTTCCATGTCGAGTATTACGTGGTGGACCGTGAGTTTGCCTGGTTACTCTGCGAGAACCACCACGGCGTCATGACGGCCGTAGGTCGCACCATGCCTGAACGGCTCCAGGCGTGGGTGGCTTCGCCGTATTCCCCGGCGCCCCTTAAACCACCGGCGCAGGGATGCTGA
- a CDS encoding NADAR family protein: MPHDADPIYFYRTAHPFSNFHPSVFSVDGQTFHTAEQYIMYRKALTFGDQASAERILAARDPGECKKLGRRVQPYDDAVWSGMREGVAFDACLHKFSQIPHLRGVLLATGDALLVEASPTDAIWGIGFSEQDAPTHPHQWGQNLLGLALMRVRDALREGTP; encoded by the coding sequence ATGCCCCACGACGCGGACCCCATCTACTTCTACCGGACGGCGCACCCGTTCTCAAACTTTCATCCGTCCGTGTTCAGCGTGGACGGTCAGACCTTCCACACCGCCGAGCAGTACATCATGTACCGCAAAGCCCTGACCTTCGGAGACCAGGCGTCCGCTGAGCGCATCCTGGCCGCGCGGGACCCGGGAGAGTGCAAGAAACTCGGGCGCCGGGTGCAGCCGTACGACGATGCCGTCTGGTCTGGCATGCGGGAAGGGGTCGCGTTTGACGCGTGCCTGCACAAGTTCTCCCAAATCCCCCATCTGCGCGGGGTACTGCTTGCCACGGGAGACGCCCTGCTGGTGGAAGCTTCCCCCACGGACGCCATCTGGGGCATCGGATTCAGTGAACAGGACGCTCCGACGCACCCTCACCAGTGGGGACAGAATCTGCTTGGCCTCGCATTGATGCGGGTCCGGGACGCCCTGCGGGAAGGCACGCCATGA
- a CDS encoding DUF1963 domain-containing protein gives MDVIANLRQQFAHPASRLVLGGRPPEDPAASWFGRVNLALPDQDWPTFQGRPMRPLAQLNLSEAPFVPPALADLALITVFVATDLPLDGAANGRGWVIRAYMERQNLRPLIQPTDLEMGTLRAFPVWYERLDEDLPDWEDAAALVYDAFEEETADTVADGWYDTFGAAGGSKLGGWPDLIQSEMFWAPWNRHPASPEYAFQIDTEEKAGFAWPAGGIAYFGRGTGDARDTWTFSVQFP, from the coding sequence ATGGACGTCATCGCGAACCTCCGGCAGCAGTTCGCCCACCCTGCATCCAGGCTTGTGCTCGGCGGCCGCCCTCCGGAAGACCCGGCCGCGTCCTGGTTCGGACGGGTGAATCTCGCGCTACCGGATCAGGACTGGCCGACGTTTCAGGGGCGCCCGATGCGGCCGCTCGCACAACTCAACCTGAGTGAGGCGCCGTTCGTGCCACCTGCGCTGGCGGACCTCGCGCTGATCACCGTATTCGTCGCGACGGACCTTCCTCTGGACGGCGCGGCGAACGGGAGGGGCTGGGTGATTCGGGCCTACATGGAAAGGCAGAATCTGCGTCCGCTGATTCAGCCCACGGACTTGGAGATGGGAACCCTACGGGCTTTCCCGGTGTGGTACGAGCGGCTGGACGAGGATCTGCCCGACTGGGAGGATGCGGCCGCACTGGTGTATGACGCGTTCGAAGAGGAGACGGCGGACACGGTGGCTGATGGGTGGTACGACACCTTCGGCGCGGCGGGCGGTAGCAAGCTGGGCGGCTGGCCGGACCTCATCCAAAGCGAGATGTTCTGGGCCCCGTGGAATCGACATCCAGCAAGTCCGGAGTATGCCTTTCAGATCGACACGGAAGAAAAGGCGGGGTTCGCCTGGCCAGCAGGCGGGATCGCGTATTTCGGGCGCGGAACGGGCGATGCTCGTGACACATGGACGTTCTCCGTGCAGTTCCCGTGA
- a CDS encoding SMI1/KNR4 family protein: MPSDPLTTLLSIASQPLCAHSPQVLPPAPPVLRDALSALLGRRNGFYAFEAALHVLPACSERFGLQHWNEPDLWRGEYGELADGLLFFAQDVFGNQFALHDDGVVLFDAETGALEIVAPTLPGWAEALLTENYWSGWSLGQAWQAQHGPLPLEKRLMPSRLFVLGGKYEVDNLRAVDTVESLRVRGDVARQLRDLPDGTEIELRVLPVE; encoded by the coding sequence GTGCCCTCGGACCCCCTCACCACCCTCCTTTCCATCGCCAGTCAGCCTCTCTGCGCCCACTCACCACAGGTCCTACCCCCAGCCCCACCAGTCCTCCGTGATGCGCTGTCGGCCCTTCTGGGCAGGCGTAATGGGTTCTACGCGTTTGAAGCGGCCCTCCATGTCCTGCCGGCATGTTCGGAGCGCTTCGGACTTCAGCACTGGAACGAACCTGACCTCTGGCGGGGCGAGTACGGTGAACTCGCCGATGGCCTGCTCTTCTTTGCGCAGGATGTCTTCGGCAACCAGTTCGCCCTTCACGACGACGGCGTGGTGCTGTTCGACGCGGAAACAGGCGCTCTGGAGATCGTGGCACCGACCCTCCCAGGATGGGCCGAGGCGCTGCTGACAGAGAACTACTGGTCAGGCTGGTCGCTCGGTCAAGCCTGGCAGGCGCAACACGGCCCCCTTCCCCTGGAAAAACGCCTTATGCCCAGCCGACTGTTCGTGTTGGGCGGCAAATATGAAGTTGACAACCTACGCGCGGTGGACACGGTGGAAAGCCTCCGTGTTCGTGGCGACGTGGCCCGCCAACTCCGGGATCTCCCGGACGGGACAGAGATTGAGCTGCGCGTTCTGCCGGTTGAGTGA
- a CDS encoding 3'-5' exonuclease encodes MTEAFGRFLNVVDVEATCWEGDPPPGQVHEIIEIGLTVVELERQERVERARILVRPERSEVGAFCTRLTGITAQEVEGGVTFREACRQLEDTFRSRSRAWASWGDYDRKQVQRQCTSGQVAYPFSSRHTNVKAVFTGAYGLKKRPGMDGALSLAGLPLEGRHHRGEDDAWNIAALVMHLMERGAWPAQPSAGQS; translated from the coding sequence ATGACCGAGGCTTTCGGACGGTTCCTGAACGTGGTGGATGTCGAAGCAACCTGCTGGGAGGGTGACCCGCCGCCCGGGCAGGTCCATGAAATCATCGAGATCGGCCTGACCGTGGTGGAACTGGAACGACAGGAGCGTGTAGAGCGCGCCAGAATCCTCGTCCGTCCCGAGCGTTCGGAAGTCGGTGCGTTCTGCACGCGATTGACGGGCATCACAGCCCAGGAGGTGGAGGGCGGCGTCACGTTCCGCGAGGCCTGCCGGCAGCTGGAGGACACCTTCCGGTCGCGCTCGCGCGCCTGGGCGAGTTGGGGAGACTACGACCGCAAGCAGGTCCAGCGGCAGTGCACGTCCGGACAGGTGGCGTACCCGTTCTCAAGCCGGCACACCAACGTGAAGGCCGTGTTCACCGGCGCTTACGGGCTGAAGAAACGCCCGGGGATGGATGGCGCGCTTTCACTGGCAGGGTTGCCTCTCGAAGGCCGGCATCACCGTGGGGAGGATGACGCCTGGAACATCGCCGCGCTCGTTATGCACCTGATGGAGCGGGGGGCTTGGCCTGCACAGCCCTCTGCGGGACAGTCATAA
- a CDS encoding helix-turn-helix domain-containing protein, translating into MGRPTERTRSALGQCLEARRKELRLSGQDIERFSRGILSQRTVSRLEYGDITLRELRTAQRAALADVLGWTVEEFEAHTGHELGFGRLGTPGEPYDAFDPPPEVQGPFKAVAVPYCGELRQAFEPSRLPRQKIWLDKVLLPPEGRGDLFAFQLGETYVDERAKAELPRRGVLILEVGRTAREGELAVVRLCRQPGAVIVTHRGDVAHYVLNSSRPGARPVVLDAPLPPPAGVVVSAIALLTLPQ; encoded by the coding sequence ATGGGAAGACCAACCGAACGTACGAGATCTGCCCTTGGCCAGTGCCTGGAAGCGCGTCGCAAGGAACTTCGCCTGTCCGGACAGGACATTGAGCGGTTCTCACGAGGGATTCTGAGCCAGCGGACGGTGTCACGGCTGGAATACGGCGACATCACGCTGCGGGAACTGCGAACGGCGCAGCGGGCGGCGCTCGCAGACGTGCTGGGATGGACGGTCGAGGAATTCGAAGCCCACACCGGCCATGAACTGGGGTTCGGACGGCTTGGCACACCCGGTGAACCCTACGATGCCTTCGACCCGCCACCGGAAGTTCAGGGGCCGTTCAAGGCGGTGGCGGTGCCGTATTGCGGTGAGCTCAGGCAGGCGTTTGAGCCGTCACGCCTCCCTCGCCAGAAGATCTGGCTGGACAAGGTGCTGCTTCCCCCTGAGGGCCGTGGAGACCTGTTTGCTTTTCAGCTGGGCGAGACGTACGTCGACGAGCGTGCGAAGGCGGAGCTGCCCCGGCGCGGCGTGCTGATTCTTGAGGTTGGGCGGACAGCCCGCGAAGGGGAATTGGCCGTCGTCCGCCTGTGCCGCCAGCCTGGCGCGGTGATCGTCACGCACCGAGGTGACGTTGCCCACTACGTCCTGAATTCGTCCCGGCCCGGGGCGCGGCCCGTGGTGCTGGATGCGCCGCTGCCACCGCCAGCAGGGGTTGTGGTCAGCGCCATTGCCCTGCTGACGCTCCCTCAGTAA